A single region of the Triticum dicoccoides isolate Atlit2015 ecotype Zavitan chromosome 2B, WEW_v2.0, whole genome shotgun sequence genome encodes:
- the LOC119361718 gene encoding flavonol sulfotransferase-like, producing MNAALTVAVAGEEIDEAVAGEEIDEAASRAQADMSEIMSSLPRCPVYLTRHYRGFWIREFVLKGMAAAQASFEPRPTDVFLASCPKSGTTWLKALAFATLNRATHLPSDSNHPLCHRNPHDCVAFLETRPVPETMALPSPRLLATHIPCSLLPSRITECGRVVYVCREPKDALVSFWIYNNKIAPMLRRKFGLESPSPTFEEAFELFCEGQSSSGPPWRHALEYWEESRRRPGKVLFLRYEDMLQDPTGNAKNLAAFMGCPFSCAEEEAGVVQEIVQLCSFEKLKSSEVNKNGSSAMMGVNNDVYFRKGAVGDWKNYMTPEMAARLDKIVEEALQGSGLTFGISM from the coding sequence ATGAATGCTGCTCTCACCGTCGCCGTAGCCGGGGAAGAAATCGACGAGGCCGTAGCCGGGGAAGAAATCGACGAGGCCGCCTCTCGGGCTCAGGCTGACATGTCGGAGATCATGTCGTCGCTCCCACGGTGCCCGGTGTACCTTACTCGCCACTACCGGGGCTTCTGGATCCGCGAGTTCGTCCTCAAGGGCATGGCCGCCGCTCAGGCATCCTTCGAGCCAAGGCCAACCGACGTCTTCCTCGCCAGCTGCCCCAAGTCCGGCACCACCTGGCTCAAGGCGCTCGCCTTTGCGACGCTCAACCGCGCCACGCACTTGCCGTCCGACTCCAACCACCCGCTATGCCACCGCAACCCGCACGACtgcgtcgccttcctcgagaccagGCCCGTGCCTGAGACCATGGCGCTCCCTTCTCCCCGGCTGCTCGCAACCCACATCCCCTGCTCCCTCCTGCCCAGCCGCATAACGGAATGCGGCCGGGTCGTCTACGTGTGCCGGGAGCCAAAGGACGCTCTGGTCTCCTTCTGGATCTACAACAACAAGATCGCGCCGATGCTGCGCCGGAAGTTCGGCCTGGAGTCTCCCTCGCCCACGTTCGAGGAGGCGTTCGAGCTCTTCTGCGAGGGGCAGAGCAGCTCCGGACCGCCGTGGCGCCACGCCCTCGAGTACTGGGAGGAGAGCCGGAGGAGGCCTGGGAAGGTGCTCTTCCTCAGGTACGAGGACATGCTGCAAGACCCCACAGGCAACGCCAAGAATCTCGCTGCGTTCATGGGGTGCCCGTTTTCTTGCGCAGAGGAGGAGGCAGGGGTGGTGCAGGAGATCGTGCAGCTCTGTAGCTTTGAGAAACTCAAGAGCTCGGAGGTGAACAAGAATGGCAGCAGCGCCATGATGGGCGTCAACAACGACGTATACTTCAGGAAGGGAGCGGTCGGCGACTGGAAAAACTACATGACGCCGGAGATGGCGGCGCGGCTGGACAAGATCGTCGAGGAGGCGCTTCAAGGTTCAGGCCTGACCTTTGGCATCTCCATGTAG
- the LOC119361717 gene encoding indole-2-monooxygenase-like isoform X2 — protein sequence MAWFLLLFPFSLLFVHYWFTGKAGKKHKHEGEDCLQLPPSPPALPIIGHLHLIGSLPHVSLRGLARRHGPDVMLLRLGVVPTFVVSSPRAAEAVLRTHDHMMASRPRSLVNDIIMYGASDVAFAPYGEYWRQARKLATTHMLSAKKVSIVMAKISDAAAVGGTLDMSELLRSFAYDMACRIVSGESFLKQRRSKLCQDLANDTSRLLGGFNVEEYFPILTRVGVLKRAVCAKAERVRHRWADLLEELIDDHESKGKSTFDHKGGDFLDILLSAQEEYGLTRDHIKALLTDVFFGLTNTSSNTLEFTLAELMRRPCLMRKLQDEVRSIVPLGQETVSETDIDKMTYLRAVIKESLRLYPVAPFLPPHLAMGDCNVVGYMVPAGTHILVNVWAIGRDSNSWEDAEEYMPERFIDEGSAVHVNFKGNDFQFLPFGAGRRMCPGINLGITNIELMLANLMYHFDWELPAGVERKDVDMAEVFGLTVRRKEKLVLVPKPRM from the exons ATGGCATGGTTTCTATTGCTCTTCCCCTTCTCCCTCTTGTTTGTGCATTACTGGTTCACTGGGAAGGCAGGAAAAAAACATAAGCACGAGGGAGAAGACTGCCTCCAGCTCCCACCTTCGCCGCCGGCACTTCCCATCATCGGGCACCTGCACCTCATCGGCTCCCTCCCACACGTCTCCCTCCGCGGCCTCGCCAGGAGGCATGGCCCCGACGTGATGCTCCTCCGCCTCGGTGTCGTCCCGACGTTTGTCGTGTCCTCACCGCGTGCCGCCGAGGCGGTGCTGCGCACACACGACCACATGATGGCGTCGAGGCCCCGCTCCCTGGTCAACGACATCATCATGTACGGCGCATCCGATGTCGCCTTCGCGCCATATGGCGAGTACTGGCGGCAGGCAAGGAAGCTCGCCACCACTCACATGTTGAGTGCTAAAAAG GTGAGCATAGTGATGGCAAAGATCAGTGATGCCGCAGCAGTAGGTGGTACTTTGGACATGAGTGAGCTGCTCAGGTCATTCGCGTATGACATGGCGTGTCGCATCGTGTCGGGGGAGTCCTTCCTGAAACAAAGACGGAGCAAGTTGTGCCAGGACCTTGCCAACGATACCTCACGGCTGCTAGGAGGGTTCAACGTGGAGGAGTACTTTCCAATATTGACTAGGGTAGGAGTGCTTAAAAGAGCAGTTTGTGCAAAGGCTGAGAGAGTGAGGCATAGATGGGCCGATTTGCTAGAAGAGCTGATTGATGATCATGAGAGCAAGGGAAAGTCCACATTTGATCATAAGGGTGGCGACTTCTTAGATATCCTATTGTCTGCTCAGGAGGAGTACGGTCTCACAAGAGATCACATTAAAGCTCTATTAACG gatgtattttttggtttaacAAACACGTCATCTAACACCCTCGAATTCACCTTGGCCGAGCTCATGAGGAGGCCATGCCTGATGAGGAAGCTACAAGACGAGGTGAGGAGCATCGTACCCCTAGGACAAGAAACTGTCAGTGAAACCGACATCGACAAGATGACATACCTAAGGGCAGTTATAAAGGAGTCACTCCGGTTGTATCCTGTTGCGCCTTTCCTTCCTCCACACCTTGCCATGGGCGACTGCAATGTCGTTGGGTACATGGTTCCTGCTGGAACGCACATCCTCGTCAATGTATGGGCCATTGGTAGGGACTCCAACTCCTGGGAGGACGCGGAAGAATACATGCCAGAAAGATTTATAGACGAAGGCAGCGCTGTGCATGTCAACTTCAAGGGGAATGATTTCCAGTTCTTGCCGTTCGGGGCAGGACGAAGGATGTGCCCTGGTATAAACCTCGGAATCACCAATATCGAGCTTATGTTGGCTAATCTCATGTACCATTTTGATTGGGAACTGCCAGCCGGGGTTGAGAGAAAGGACGTTGATATGGCAGAGGTGTTTGGGCTAACCGTGCGTCGAAAGGAGAAACTGGTGTTAGTTCCAAAACCACGTATGTAG
- the LOC119361717 gene encoding indole-2-monooxygenase-like isoform X1: MAWFLLLFPFSLLFVHYWFTGKAGKKHKHEGEDCLQLPPSPPALPIIGHLHLIGSLPHVSLRGLARRHGPDVMLLRLGVVPTFVVSSPRAAEAVLRTHDHMMASRPRSLVNDIIMYGASDVAFAPYGEYWRQARKLATTHMLSAKKVRFFRSAVMDEVSIVMAKISDAAAVGGTLDMSELLRSFAYDMACRIVSGESFLKQRRSKLCQDLANDTSRLLGGFNVEEYFPILTRVGVLKRAVCAKAERVRHRWADLLEELIDDHESKGKSTFDHKGGDFLDILLSAQEEYGLTRDHIKALLTDVFFGLTNTSSNTLEFTLAELMRRPCLMRKLQDEVRSIVPLGQETVSETDIDKMTYLRAVIKESLRLYPVAPFLPPHLAMGDCNVVGYMVPAGTHILVNVWAIGRDSNSWEDAEEYMPERFIDEGSAVHVNFKGNDFQFLPFGAGRRMCPGINLGITNIELMLANLMYHFDWELPAGVERKDVDMAEVFGLTVRRKEKLVLVPKPRM; this comes from the exons ATGGCATGGTTTCTATTGCTCTTCCCCTTCTCCCTCTTGTTTGTGCATTACTGGTTCACTGGGAAGGCAGGAAAAAAACATAAGCACGAGGGAGAAGACTGCCTCCAGCTCCCACCTTCGCCGCCGGCACTTCCCATCATCGGGCACCTGCACCTCATCGGCTCCCTCCCACACGTCTCCCTCCGCGGCCTCGCCAGGAGGCATGGCCCCGACGTGATGCTCCTCCGCCTCGGTGTCGTCCCGACGTTTGTCGTGTCCTCACCGCGTGCCGCCGAGGCGGTGCTGCGCACACACGACCACATGATGGCGTCGAGGCCCCGCTCCCTGGTCAACGACATCATCATGTACGGCGCATCCGATGTCGCCTTCGCGCCATATGGCGAGTACTGGCGGCAGGCAAGGAAGCTCGCCACCACTCACATGTTGAGTGCTAAAAAGGTGCGTTTTTTCCGCAGCGCCGTCATGGATGAG GTGAGCATAGTGATGGCAAAGATCAGTGATGCCGCAGCAGTAGGTGGTACTTTGGACATGAGTGAGCTGCTCAGGTCATTCGCGTATGACATGGCGTGTCGCATCGTGTCGGGGGAGTCCTTCCTGAAACAAAGACGGAGCAAGTTGTGCCAGGACCTTGCCAACGATACCTCACGGCTGCTAGGAGGGTTCAACGTGGAGGAGTACTTTCCAATATTGACTAGGGTAGGAGTGCTTAAAAGAGCAGTTTGTGCAAAGGCTGAGAGAGTGAGGCATAGATGGGCCGATTTGCTAGAAGAGCTGATTGATGATCATGAGAGCAAGGGAAAGTCCACATTTGATCATAAGGGTGGCGACTTCTTAGATATCCTATTGTCTGCTCAGGAGGAGTACGGTCTCACAAGAGATCACATTAAAGCTCTATTAACG gatgtattttttggtttaacAAACACGTCATCTAACACCCTCGAATTCACCTTGGCCGAGCTCATGAGGAGGCCATGCCTGATGAGGAAGCTACAAGACGAGGTGAGGAGCATCGTACCCCTAGGACAAGAAACTGTCAGTGAAACCGACATCGACAAGATGACATACCTAAGGGCAGTTATAAAGGAGTCACTCCGGTTGTATCCTGTTGCGCCTTTCCTTCCTCCACACCTTGCCATGGGCGACTGCAATGTCGTTGGGTACATGGTTCCTGCTGGAACGCACATCCTCGTCAATGTATGGGCCATTGGTAGGGACTCCAACTCCTGGGAGGACGCGGAAGAATACATGCCAGAAAGATTTATAGACGAAGGCAGCGCTGTGCATGTCAACTTCAAGGGGAATGATTTCCAGTTCTTGCCGTTCGGGGCAGGACGAAGGATGTGCCCTGGTATAAACCTCGGAATCACCAATATCGAGCTTATGTTGGCTAATCTCATGTACCATTTTGATTGGGAACTGCCAGCCGGGGTTGAGAGAAAGGACGTTGATATGGCAGAGGTGTTTGGGCTAACCGTGCGTCGAAAGGAGAAACTGGTGTTAGTTCCAAAACCACGTATGTAG